The following nucleotide sequence is from Drosophila simulans strain w501 chromosome 3L, Prin_Dsim_3.1, whole genome shotgun sequence.
TTCATTTAATAGCTATGTTCTTTACTTCCTTATACAAATCTTTGCAACCTGAACTGATTAATATTCCATGTCATAAGATTCTATCGTTCCTTCTGATAAGGCTACAgcgaaatgcatttctttaaacatatacatatatcggTTACACTTAGCATAACCTTGTATATAACGCCTAATTCCTGTAAATAATTTGTAGTTCTAGCGTTTATGCAATTGGCTATTAATAGTTCGAATCCTCGATGAGTAGAAGTTGACCCAGTTCCAGATCCCAACCTTCTTCCCTGCTTCCCTACCGAAATCCGTTCGAGGAAATTCGTAGCACACATTATACATTATTCATCCATAATCATGCATTAGACTTAAGTTTGTGTATCATCTCGTGGGTGCTGGTAATCCCCCCGGATTGCCGGCACTAGCTGTCTTGCCTGTGGTGTGTAGTGTGCGTGGTGTGGTTGTGTGACTAACCCATCAATCGTTCTCCTGGAGTTTTTGAACtaatcccaaaacttttcgtttGTCTCCTGTGACGACTGAAGGCAAAACTGCCCGATTATAATCCAATCTCAAGCTTCCCCATCGACAAGGAAACCGATGAACGTGAACTAGAGGAATCAAGATGGAGTCCAGGCGTTGTGGCCGATGGCGACTTGTTAATGTTCTTGCGTGCGGCTCGCTCCATGGCTGCATTTCAAGGAATGTGTGATGGTGGTTTAGAAGACGGTTGTTTGGCTGCTAGTCGCGACGACACTACAATAAACGCACTCGACGTGGTGAGTTGCCCGAGATGATATATGCATATTGCAGTACTCTTTAATCCGTAATTCCCTTTTCAGCTCCACGATTCTGGCTACGATCCAGGCAAAGCTCTACAAGCGCTCGTAAAGTGCCCCGTTTCGAAGGGCATCGACAAGAAGTGGACCGAGGACGAAACAAAGAAATTCATCAAGGGTCTGCGTCAGTTTGGGAAGAACTTCTTCCGCATCCATAAGGACCTGCTGCCGCACAAGGACACGCCGGAGCTGGTCGAGTTCTACTATCTGTGGAAGAAGACGCCCGGCGCGAACAATAATCGGCCACACAGGCGACGCCGCCAAAGCGCCCTGCGACGCAACCGTGTCACGCgggccaacaacagcaacagcaacactcCTCCGAAGAAGGAGGACACTCCAGAACCACAAACTGcgacgacggcgacggcggcggcaacCGCGGCGTCCGAGACGGCGAGTCGCTCATCGCCCGCTGTCTCCAAGGAGGAGAACAGCTCGCTCACCGAGGACGACGCCAGCGAGTGCGACAGTGATTCGAGTCTGACCCACAAAAGGGATGAATCACCCTCAAGGATGAGGACGCGTAACAAGcaacagaacaacaacagcagcaccagcagcggTAACAACACGGCCGGAAACGGTGGCGGTAACGCCACATCCATAAGCAGCGGATCAACCGGCGGCGGTGCCGCTGGCGGCAATAGTTCGTCTAAGGATCAATCAGCCAACGCCGTGGCTAATGGCAAGCGACCCAAGAGGGGCTCCGAAACACCGGACGTTTCCGGCGGAGCCTCGGTCGATAGTCCCAAGACACCGACGAAGGCTGTGGCCGAGAGTTCGGCCAACAAGCGCAAGGGTGGCAAGCAGGATACGCCCAACAAGAAGAAGCGAACGGAGCAAGAGTCCAACGAGCCAAGCGCCCATGAGGAGAATGTCATCAAGGAGAAGCGCAAGAGACCGGACAGCCCGGTTGAGAGTATGAACTCGGATAGCAGACCGGATTCAGTGCTCGACGATGGGGAATCGAATACCACGGACACCACCACCGCCGAGCAGCAGTCCACAAAGGACAGCAAGGAGACGGTCAGCTGCAAGGAGGAGCGCGAAATGGTCACCAACGATCTGGAGGCCAAGGCCGAGGAAAAGGCCATCAAGGCAGAGGCTTTGGCGGAAGACAGCAAGGATAGCGCCATCAAGAACATGGACGAGGAGACTAACATCCAGGCGCCTACCAGTGCAGAGACAAGTTTGGTGGATGGTCCCAATCCTAATGCCTTGCCCAGTCCGGTGGCCGCACCGATCACTATGAAGGTGCCGACAATTGCCACCGTTGAGGCGCTGAACGCGTCCGTCGACCGCAAGGAGGCCATCGAGAAGATGGAGTCGTGCGACAGCGATCCGGAGATGCTTAAAAAACTGGCAACCATTAAGCAGGAAGTATctccgcagcagcaacagcacatGCAACAGCAATcacagcagcagatgcagcagcaactcgcGCCTGTTGGCATACCGCAACCTCCGTCTTGCCCGCCTTCGGAATCAGTCTATATCAAAAAGGAGCCCATGGAGGACTCGATGGACGCCACCTGTAATCAGAACAGCAACGAACCGCAGGACTTAAAGGTGAAGATCGAGATTAAAAACGAGGATGCATTGAAGCACAGTGCTGGAAGTCTGCCGCCTTCAGGCCCGTGTGCACCGCCTTCAGCTCTACATCCGCTCTCCGGAGCTCCGGTAGAGAGCGGCCAGGAGCCACTGCACCTGCAACACATGCCTCATGGACAAGTAACAACGCAACCGCCCCCTGGCTACCTAATTGATGGCCAGCTAAAGTATGGACCATCGGGACAAGGCGTGCCTCCACAGCCACCACAACTGCACAGCGATGCGGCTGGAGGAGTCAGCGGAGCACCACCTGGAGCGCCGACCACGCCCCAGAAGTATCCGCCCGAGATGGAGATGAAGTTTGCTCCCCAGGATCTCAAGTATCCCCCACCGCCGCCTCTAGACGCACTCAAGTACAGCCAAGAGATGCAagctgcggcggcggcagcggctgctgctggcaaatACGATATGAAGTACATGATGGAGCAGCAGGGCAAGTACAACGTGGAGTTGTCAGCTGCACATCAGCCGCCAAGCAAGCCGGGCTACCAGGACTCGCTTAAGATACCCGATATTAAGCCCGGTTTCGGCCACCTGCCGCACAACGTTGGCTCTCCGCTTGACGCCGCCCATAAATACGGACCGCCGCCGACGTCGCAAGAGtcccagcaacagcagccccAGCCGCCGGCACATCAGGTACCGCCGGGAGCAACTCCACCACCTGGTATCGCCATGCCCAAGCCGCACTACCAACACGATGTGCAAACGCCACCGTTGGGACGACCCTTTGAGCCTACCGGACTAATGCTCAAGTATGGCGATCCACTGGCAGCCAAATACGGCCCGCCACAGGATCTCAAGTACCCGATGCCTCCGGTTTCTCAGGCGGGACCAGCGGACGTAAAGCCTTATGGCGGCGAGAATTTGATCAAGTCCTCACCGTACGGACCGCCGCCGGAGAGTCCTATCGATGCCTCTGCGCGCTCTACACCTGGTCAGGACAGCCAGGGCAGCAATAGCAATTCACAGCCGCCCTCAATGCCTCCGCAACCGCAGCAGTTCCAGTCGCCGCATCCCTCGCCGCATATGCCTTCGCCAGCAGGAGGTGGGCTACCACCGGGAATGCATCCGCAAAATCTCATCCACGGCCCGCCACCAGGTGCAGCGGGTGGCAGTGGCCCCCAGCCGCCTCCACCGCCCACATCGCTGCACCAGCCCACGCCCACGTCTGCAGGTCCACCCAGTCTGCAACATGGACTACATCCTGGCCACCAGCACTCACAACTGTCTGCGGCATCATCGATGCCGCCGAGCTCGATTGGAATTCCTCCCACGCTCTCGACTATGGCGCCCTCGCACATGCACCCGCACCTTCATCCACATGCGCATTTGCAGGGTCTCCATCGGCCGCACGATCTGCCGCCCAGTATGCATCCGCATGCTCCCATGCCGCTGTCGTTGCAGGGGCATCCGCAGCACGGACATGGATTGCCGCCCTCGCACACTtctcagcaacagcagcagcaacaacaacaacagcccgGCGGACCAGCTGGCACGGTGCGAACTCCGTCACCAGCCCAGCAGCCGCCGAGATCCATGCACGATCCGCAATCGTCTCGAGAGCCGCCCACATCGCAGCCCTCGACCACTATGGCAGGATCGAGTGGTCCGGGTGGACCACCGCCGCAACAGTCGCCGCATGCGCATCGCACATCACCGTTGCCAGGGCTCGCGGGTAGTGGTCCTCCACCTCCGGGACTCATCGGTCATCCGATGGCCATACACCCGCACCTGGCCCACTTGCCGCCCGGACATCCGGCTCACGCAGCGCTGGCCCATCCTGGACACCATCTGCTGTCGCACTCGATAGCGGGCTTGGGTCCTGGCGGTGGACCCATCGCGTTGCTGGCCGGACCCGGTGGGCTTGGAGGTATTCCAGAGTCCGCTCTAAGTCGCCGCACCCCGCCCTCACACCTGCCGCACTCGCATGCCTCTTCGGCCCCACTGACGGCGCACTCGGTGGCCAGTATGACGTCCACCAGTATGTCGCTGACCACCAGCACGGTGCCATCGTCCGCCTTTAGCCGCGCCAGTCCCAGCGTACAGATCTCGAGCAGTGGAGGAGGACCTTCAGGCCCCGGAAGCGTTGGACCTGGAGGATTGCCAAACTCatcggcagcggcggcggctgcggcaGCTGCTCATCGGGCAGCCTCGCCGGCATCCAGCGTAAGCAGCCTAAGTCGGCAGAGTCCGCTGCATCCGGTGCCGCAGTCGCCGCTCAGCCATCATCCCTCGTCTTCTGCGTTAtccgccgcagcagctgctgtgGCGGAGCGGGATCGACATGCGCTGATGCGACAGCAATCGCCACACATGACTCCACCTCCGGTGTCCAACGCCTCTTTAATGGCGAGTCCTCTGAGCAAGATGTACGCTCCACAGCCGGGTCAGAGGGGCTTGGGTACATCACCGCCACCACATTTGCGGCCAGGAGCATCACCACCGGTCATTCGCCACCCGCAGATGCCTCTACCGTTGCCACTGATTGCGCCCGGCGGAGGAATCCCGCAGATTGGAGTGCATCCGGGTCAGTCACCGTATCCGCACCCGCTACTGCATCCCTCGGTATTCTATTCGCCGCATCACCATCCATTTAATTCGCCATACGGCTATGCGCCTTATGGTCCTGGATTCCCGGCATACATGAAGCCGCCACCACAGCCAGGACAGCTCGATCCGGCAGCCGTGATGGCGGCCCACCATGCTGGATTGCAAGGGCCACCACCCCAGCAAATGCGCCAGGACGAGCAGAATGCAGCGGCCGCCGCTGCACAAGCAGCTGCTGAGAAACAACACCAagcggctgcagcagcggcagcccAGCAGCACAAGGcgccgcaacaacaaccgccTGGCGGAATGCCACCCAACAAACCGCCAACGCCAAAGACGCCGCAGGGTCCGGGCGGTGGAATGCCCCCAGGAATGGGTGGACCGGGAACACCGACGGGACTGCCGCCAGGTGCCTATCCTGGCAGCCATATGCCGGGATATCCACAAGGGCCGCCTCATGGGTCACCCTTTGCGCCACAAGATGGTCAGCCTCACGGCCTGAAGCCCACATCGCACATGGACGCCCT
It contains:
- the LOC6737283 gene encoding arginine-glutamic acid dipeptide repeats protein isoform X11 codes for the protein MAASTQGEIRVGPGHQVNDVYAKLPDYNPISSFPIDKETDERELEESRWSPGVVADGDLLMFLRAARSMAAFQGMCDGGLEDGCLAASRDDTTINALDVLHDSGYDPGKALQALVKCPVSKGIDKKWTEDETKKFIKGLRQFGKNFFRIHKDLLPHKDTPELVEFYYLWKKTPGANNNRPHRRRRQSALRRNRVTRANNSNSNTPPKKEDTPEPQTATTATAAATAASETASRSSPAVSKEENSSLTEDDASECDSDSSLTHKRDESPSRMRTRNKQQNNNSSTSSGNNTAGNGGGNATSISSGSTGGGAAGGNSSSKDQSANAVANGKRPKRGSETPDVSGGASVDSPKTPTKAVAESSANKRKGGKQDTPNKKKRTEQESNEPSAHEENVIKEKRKRPDSPVESMNSDSRPDSVLDDGESNTTDTTTAEQQSTKDSKETVSCKEEREMVTNDLEAKAEEKAIKAEALAEDSKDSAIKNMDEETNIQAPTSAETSLVDGPNPNALPSPVAAPITMKVPTIATVEALNASVDRKEAIEKMESCDSDPEMLKKLATIKQEVSPQQQQHMQQQSQQQMQQQLAPVGIPQPPSCPPSESVYIKKEPMEDSMDATCNQNSNEPQDLKVKIEIKNEDALKHSAGSLPPSGPCAPPSALHPLSGAPVESGQEPLHLQHMPHGQVTTQPPPGYLIDGQLKYGPSGQGVPPQPPQLHSDAAGGVSGAPPGAPTTPQKYPPEMEMKFAPQDLKYPPPPPLDALKYSQEMQAAAAAAAAAGKYDMKYMMEQQGKYNVELSAAHQPPSKPGYQDSLKIPDIKPGFGHLPHNVGSPLDAAHKYGPPPTSQESQQQQPQPPAHQVPPGATPPPGIAMPKPHYQHDVQTPPLGRPFEPTGLMLKYGDPLAAKYGPPQDLKYPMPPVSQAGPADVKPYGGENLIKSSPYGPPPESPIDASARSTPGQDSQGSNSNSQPPSMPPQPQQFQSPHPSPHMPSPAGGGLPPGMHPQNLIHGPPPGAAGGSGPQPPPPPTSLHQPTPTSAGPPSLQHGLHPGHQHSQLSAASSMPPSSIGIPPTLSTMAPSHMHPHLHPHAHLQGLHRPHDLPPSMHPHAPMPLSLQGHPQHGHGLPPSHTSQQQQQQQQQQPGGPAGTVRTPSPAQQPPRSMHDPQSSREPPTSQPSTTMAGSSGPGGPPPQQSPHAHRTSPLPGLAGSGPPPPGLIGHPMAIHPHLAHLPPGHPAHAALAHPGHHLLSHSIAGLGPGGGPIALLAGPGGLGGIPESALSRRTPPSHLPHSHASSAPLTAHSVASMTSTSMSLTTSTVPSSAFSRASPSVQISSSGGGPSGPGSVGPGGLPNSSAAAAAAAAAHRAASPASSVSSLSRQSPLHPVPQSPLSHHPSSSALSAAAAAVAERDRHALMRQQSPHMTPPPVSNASLMASPLSKMYAPQPGQRGLGTSPPPHLRPGASPPVIRHPQMPLPLPLIAPGGGIPQIGVHPGQSPYPHPLLHPSVFYSPHHHPFNSPYGYAPYGPGFPAYMKPPPQPGQLDPAAVMAAHHAGLQGPPPQQMRQDEQNAAAAAAQAAAEKQHQAAAAAAAQQHKAPQQQPPGGMPPNKPPTPKTPQGPGGGMPPGMGGPGTPTGLPPGAYPGSHMPGYPQGPPHGSPFAPQDGQPHGLKPTSHMDALRAHAHSANSAGMGGGHHPTEPLPIDIEPDPEPEIPSPTHNIPRGPSPEAKPDDTECHRSQSAIFVRHIDRGDYNSCTRTDLIFKPVADSKLARKREERDRKLAEKERERRQQQQQQQQQQQQQQAAAAQQAAQQAKMKAELKPPYADTPALRQLSEYARPHVAFRELEEIKNAQAAAASQSRLDPHWMEYYRRGIHPSQFPLYANPAISQMERERLGIPPPHHVGLDPGEHMIRLTREYHAHSHTHLHLPLHPQPQPPEAGFQLPPNVGQYPRPNMLIPREPHSDVLLRMSYADQLQYLQAAEFQRQSLHDQYFRQRPR
- the LOC6737283 gene encoding arginine-glutamic acid dipeptide repeats protein isoform X16 produces the protein MAASTQGEIRVGPGHQVNDVYAKLPDYNPISSFPIDKETDERELEESRWSPGVVADGDLLMFLRAARSMAAFQGMCDGGLEDGCLAASRDDTTINALDVLHDSGYDPGKALQALVKCPVSKGIDKKWTEDETKKFIKGLRQFGKNFFRIHKDLLPHKDTPELVEFYYLWKKTPGANNNRPHRRRRQSALRRNRVTRANNSNSNTPPKKEDTPEPQTATTATAAATAASETASRSSPAVSKEENSSLTEDDASECDSDSSLTHKRDESPSRMRTRNKQQNNNSSTSSGNNTAGNGGGNATSISSGSTGGGAAGGNSSSKDQSANAVANGKRPKRGSETPDVSGGASVDSPKTPTKAVAESSANKRKGGKQDTPNKKKRTEQESNEPSAHEENVIKEKRKRPDSPVESMNSDSRPDSVLDDGESNTTDTTTAEQQSTKDSKETVSCKEEREMVTNDLEAKAEEKAIKAEALAEDSKDSAIKNMDEETNIQAPTSAETSLVDGPNPNALPSPVAAPITMKVPTIATVEALNASVDRKEAIEKMESCDSDPEMLKKLATIKQEVSPQQQQHMQQQSQQQMQQQLAPVGIPQPPSCPPSESVYIKKEPMEDSMDATCNQNSNEPQDLKVKIEIKNEDALKHSAGSLPPSGPCAPPSALHPLSGAPVESGQEPLHLQHMPHGQVTTQPPPGYLIDGQLKYGPSGQGVPPQPPQLHSDAAGGVSGAPPGAPTTPQKYPPEMEMKFAPQDLKYPPPPPLDALKYSQEMQAAAAAAAAAGKYDMKYMMEQQGKYNVELSAAHQPPSKPGYQDSLKIPDIKPGFGHLPHNVGSPLDAAHKYGPPPTSQESQQQQPQPPAHQVPPGATPPPGIAMPKPHYQHDVQTPPLGRPFEPTGLMLKYGDPLAAKYGPPQDLKYPMPPVSQAGPADVKPYGGENLIKSSPYGPPPESPIDASARSTPGQDSQGSNSNSQPPSMPPQPQQFQSPHPSPHMPSPAGGGLPPGMHPQNLIHGPPPGAAGGSGPQPPPPPTSLHQPTPTSAGPPSLQHGLHPGHQHSQLSAASSMPPSSIGIPPTLSTMAPSHMHPHLHPHAHLQGLHRPHDLPPSMHPHAPMPLSLQGHPQHGHGLPPSHTSQQQQQQQQQQPGGPAGTVRTPSPAQQPPRSMHDPQSSREPPTSQPSTTMAGSSGPGGPPPQQSPHAHRTSPLPGLAGSGPPPPGLIGHPMAIHPHLAHLPPGHPAHAALAHPGHHLLSHSIAGLGPGGGPIALLAGPGGLGGIPESALSRRTPPSHLPHSHASSAPLTAHSVASMTSTSMSLTTSTVPSSAFSRASPSVQISSSGGGPSGPGSVGPGGLPNSSAAAAAAAAAHRAASPASSVSSLSRQSPLHPVPQSPLSHHPSSSALSAAAAAVAERDRHALMRQQSPHMTPPPVSNASLMASPLSKMYAPQPGQRGLGTSPPPHLRPGASPPVIRHPQMPLPLPLIAPGGGIPQIGVHPGQSPYPHPLLHPSVFYSPHHHPFNSPYGYAPYGPGFPAYMKPPPQPGQLDPAAVMAAHHAGLQGPPPQQMRQDEQNAAAAAAQAAAEKQHQAAAAAAAQQHKAPQQQPPGGMPPNKPPTPKTPQGPGGGMPPGMGGPGTPTGLPPGAYPGSHMPGYPQGPPHGSPFAPQDGQPHGLKPTSHMDALRAHAHSANSAGMGGGHHPTEPLPIDIEPDPEPEIPSPTHNIPRGPSPEAKPDDTECHRSQSAIFVRHIDRGDYNSCTRTDLIFKPVADSKLARKREERDRKLAEKERERRQQQQQQQQQQQQQQAAAAQQAAQQAKMKAELKPPYADTPALRQLSEYARPHVAFRELEEIKNAQAAAASQSRLDPHWMEYYRRGIHPSQFPLYANPAISQMERERLGIPPPHHVGLDPGEHMVRMPQPPEAGFQLPPNVGQYPRPNMLIPREPHSDVLLRMSYADQLQAAEFQRQSLHDQYFRQRPR
- the LOC6737283 gene encoding arginine-glutamic acid dipeptide repeats protein isoform X12 produces the protein MAASTQGEIRVGPGHQVNDVYAKLPDYNPISSFPIDKETDERELEESRWSPGVVADGDLLMFLRAARSMAAFQGMCDGGLEDGCLAASRDDTTINALDVLHDSGYDPGKALQALVKCPVSKGIDKKWTEDETKKFIKGLRQFGKNFFRIHKDLLPHKDTPELVEFYYLWKKTPGANNNRPHRRRRQSALRRNRVTRANNSNSNTPPKKEDTPEPQTATTATAAATAASETASRSSPAVSKEENSSLTEDDASECDSDSSLTHKRDESPSRMRTRNKQQNNNSSTSSGNNTAGNGGGNATSISSGSTGGGAAGGNSSSKDQSANAVANGKRPKRGSETPDVSGGASVDSPKTPTKAVAESSANKRKGGKQDTPNKKKRTEQESNEPSAHEENVIKEKRKRPDSPVESMNSDSRPDSVLDDGESNTTDTTTAEQQSTKDSKETVSCKEEREMVTNDLEAKAEEKAIKAEALAEDSKDSAIKNMDEETNIQAPTSAETSLVDGPNPNALPSPVAAPITMKVPTIATVEALNASVDRKEAIEKMESCDSDPEMLKKLATIKQEVSPQQQQHMQQQSQQQMQQQLAPVGIPQPPSCPPSESVYIKKEPMEDSMDATCNQNSNEPQDLKVKIEIKNEDALKHSAGSLPPSGPCAPPSALHPLSGAPVESGQEPLHLQHMPHGQVTTQPPPGYLIDGQLKYGPSGQGVPPQPPQLHSDAAGGVSGAPPGAPTTPQKYPPEMEMKFAPQDLKYPPPPPLDALKYSQEMQAAAAAAAAAGKYDMKYMMEQQGKYNVELSAAHQPPSKPGYQDSLKIPDIKPGFGHLPHNVGSPLDAAHKYGPPPTSQESQQQQPQPPAHQVPPGATPPPGIAMPKPHYQHDVQTPPLGRPFEPTGLMLKYGDPLAAKYGPPQDLKYPMPPVSQAGPADVKPYGGENLIKSSPYGPPPESPIDASARSTPGQDSQGSNSNSQPPSMPPQPQQFQSPHPSPHMPSPAGGGLPPGMHPQNLIHGPPPGAAGGSGPQPPPPPTSLHQPTPTSAGPPSLQHGLHPGHQHSQLSAASSMPPSSIGIPPTLSTMAPSHMHPHLHPHAHLQGLHRPHDLPPSMHPHAPMPLSLQGHPQHGHGLPPSHTSQQQQQQQQQQPGGPAGTVRTPSPAQQPPRSMHDPQSSREPPTSQPSTTMAGSSGPGGPPPQQSPHAHRTSPLPGLAGSGPPPPGLIGHPMAIHPHLAHLPPGHPAHAALAHPGHHLLSHSIAGLGPGGGPIALLAGPGGLGGIPESALSRRTPPSHLPHSHASSAPLTAHSVASMTSTSMSLTTSTVPSSAFSRASPSVQISSSGGGPSGPGSVGPGGLPNSSAAAAAAAAAHRAASPASSVSSLSRQSPLHPVPQSPLSHHPSSSALSAAAAAVAERDRHALMRQQSPHMTPPPVSNASLMASPLSKMYAPQPGQRGLGTSPPPHLRPGASPPVIRHPQMPLPLPLIAPGGGIPQIGVHPGQSPYPHPLLHPSVFYSPHHHPFNSPYGYAPYGPGFPAYMKPPPQPGQLDPAAVMAAHHAGLQGPPPQQMRQDEQNAAAAAAQAAAEKQHQAAAAAAAQQHKAPQQQPPGGMPPNKPPTPKTPQGPGGGMPPGMGGPGTPTGLPPGAYPGSHMPGYPQGPPHGSPFAPQDGQPHGLKPTSHMDALRAHAHSANSAGMGGGHHPTEPLPIDIEPDPEPEIPSPTHNIPRGPSPEAKPDDTECHRSQSAIFVRHIDRGDYNSCTRTDLIFKPVADSKLARKREERDRKLAEKERERRQQQQQQQQQQQQQQAAAAQQAAQQAKMKAELKPPYADTPALRQLSEYARPHVAFSPVEQMVPYHHPMGPMYRERELEEIKNAQAAAASQSRLDPHWMEYYRRGIHPSQFPLYANPAISQMERERLGIPPPHHVGLDPGEHMVRMPQPPEAGFQLPPNVGQYPRPNMLIPREPHSDVLLRMSYADQLQAAEFQRQSLHDQYFRQRPR
- the LOC6737283 gene encoding arginine-glutamic acid dipeptide repeats protein isoform X5; the protein is MAASTQGEIRVGPGHQVNDVYAKLPDYNPISSFPIDKETDERELEESRWSPGVVADGDLLMFLRAARSMAAFQGMCDGGLEDGCLAASRDDTTINALDVLHDSGYDPGKALQALVKCPVSKGIDKKWTEDETKKFIKGLRQFGKNFFRIHKDLLPHKDTPELVEFYYLWKKTPGANNNRPHRRRRQSALRRNRVTRANNSNSNTPPKKEDTPEPQTATTATAAATAASETASRSSPAVSKEENSSLTEDDASECDSDSSLTHKRDESPSRMRTRNKQQNNNSSTSSGNNTAGNGGGNATSISSGSTGGGAAGGNSSSKDQSANAVANGKRPKRGSETPDVSGGASVDSPKTPTKAVAESSANKRKGGKQDTPNKKKRTEQESNEPSAHEENVIKEKRKRPDSPVESMNSDSRPDSVLDDGESNTTDTTTAEQQSTKDSKETVSCKEEREMVTNDLEAKAEEKAIKAEALAEDSKDSAIKNMDEETNIQAPTSAETSLVDGPNPNALPSPVAAPITMKVPTIATVEALNASVDRKEAIEKMESCDSDPEMLKKLATIKQEVSPQQQQHMQQQSQQQMQQQLAPVGIPQPPSCPPSESVYIKKEPMEDSMDATCNQNSNEPQDLKVKIEIKNEDALKHSAGSLPPSGPCAPPSALHPLSGAPVESGQEPLHLQHMPHGQVTTQPPPGYLIDGQLKYGPSGQGVPPQPPQLHSDAAGGVSGAPPGAPTTPQKYPPEMEMKFAPQDLKYPPPPPLDALKYSQEMQAAAAAAAAAGKYDMKYMMEQQGKYNVELSAAHQPPSKPGYQDSLKIPDIKPGFGHLPHNVGSPLDAAHKYGPPPTSQESQQQQPQPPAHQVPPGATPPPGIAMPKPHYQHDVQTPPLGRPFEPTGLMLKYGDPLAAKYGPPQDLKYPMPPVSQAGPADVKPYGGENLIKSSPYGPPPESPIDASARSTPGQDSQGSNSNSQPPSMPPQPQQFQSPHPSPHMPSPAGGGLPPGMHPQNLIHGPPPGAAGGSGPQPPPPPTSLHQPTPTSAGPPSLQHGLHPGHQHSQLSAASSMPPSSIGIPPTLSTMAPSHMHPHLHPHAHLQGLHRPHDLPPSMHPHAPMPLSLQGHPQHGHGLPPSHTSQQQQQQQQQQPGGPAGTVRTPSPAQQPPRSMHDPQSSREPPTSQPSTTMAGSSGPGGPPPQQSPHAHRTSPLPGLAGSGPPPPGLIGHPMAIHPHLAHLPPGHPAHAALAHPGHHLLSHSIAGLGPGGGPIALLAGPGGLGGIPESALSRRTPPSHLPHSHASSAPLTAHSVASMTSTSMSLTTSTVPSSAFSRASPSVQISSSGGGPSGPGSVGPGGLPNSSAAAAAAAAAHRAASPASSVSSLSRQSPLHPVPQSPLSHHPSSSALSAAAAAVAERDRHALMRQQSPHMTPPPVSNASLMASPLSKMYAPQPGQRGLGTSPPPHLRPGASPPVIRHPQMPLPLPLIAPGGGIPQIGVHPGQSPYPHPLLHPSVFYSPHHHPFNSPYGYAPYGPGFPAYMKPPPQPGQLDPAAVMAAHHAGLQGPPPQQMRQDEQNAAAAAAQAAAEKQHQAAAAAAAQQHKAPQQQPPGGMPPNKPPTPKTPQGPGGGMPPGMGGPGTPTGLPPGAYPGSHMPGYPQGPPHGSPFAPQDGQPHGLKPTSHMDALRAHAHSANSAGMGGGHHPTEPLPIDIEPDPEPEIPSPTHNIPRGPSPEAKPDDTECHRSQSAIFVRHIDRGDYNSCTRTDLIFKPVADSKLARKREERDRKLAEKERERRQQQQQQQQQQQQQQAAAAQQAAQQAKMKAELKPPYADTPALRQLSEYARPHVAFSPVEQMVPYHHPMGPMYRERELEEIKNAQAAAASQSRLDPHWMEYYRRGIHPSQFPLYANPAISQMERERLGIPPPHHVGLDPGEHMVRMIRLTREYHAHSHTHLHLPLHPQPQPPEAGFQLPPNVGQYPRPNMLIPREPHSDVLLRMSYADQLQAAEFQRQSLHDQYFRQRPR